CCGTCAAAAACCCGTCTTTCGTTTCGCCCCGAGCCCCAATGGACGCCTGCATCTCGGTCATGCGCTTTCGGCGATCGTCAATGCCGACATGGCAAAGGCAGCGAGTGGCCGGCTTCTTTTGCGAATGGAAGACATAGACATCGGTCGCTGCACGCTCGAATTCGAAACAGCGATCTATGACGATCTCGCCTGGCTGGGTCTGGCATGGGAGGAGCCCGTACGCCGGCAATCGGAACATCTCGATCAGTATCGGGCAGCGCTTGATCAGCTCATCGCCCGAGGTCTCGCCTATCCGGCCTTCATGACCCGTGGCGAAGTCAGGGCACGCGCGGTGCAATCCGAAAAGCAAGGCGAGCCGTGGCCGCGCGATCCCGACGGCGCTCCGCTTTATCCGGAAGACGACCGTTTCCTTGCCGATTCGATCCGGCGGGAGCGCACCGCTGACGGGGAACGTCATGCATGGCGACTGAATATGGAGAGCGCGCTCGCCGCGATCAACGCGGCACTCACATGGACGGAGACAGGCGATGGGGAAACCGGCGAAATCTCCGCCGATCCCGCAGCATGGGGAGATGTGGTGCTGTGGCGCTCGGATGCGCCTTCCAGCTACCATCTTTCAGTGACCGTCGATGACGCCGCCCAGGGCGTGACCCATGTAGTGCGTGGCCTCGACCTTTTTCACGCGACCTCGGTTCACCGCCTGCTGCAGACGCTTCTTGGCCTGCCGACCCCCCGCTACCATCATCACCGGCTGATCCTCGGCGATGACGGGCGCAAGCTCTCCAAGAGCCAGGGAGATACGGCGCTGGCAGAGCTCAGAAAAGCGGGCCGGACCTCAGAAGAGATCCGCCGGCTCGTCGGGCTTTGAGGTCACAGTCCGCGACGGCAGCACGTTGAACTTCATCAACGCAGCATTGAACTCCGCGCCGATGATGAAGATGACCCCGACCATGTAGAGAAAGACGATCACCACCATGATCGACGCCAAACCGGCATACATGGCCGCGTAATTGGCAAAACTCGCAAGGTAATAGGCAAAGACCAGCGCGCCGATCAGCCACAGCACCAGCGTCAGCACGACACCGGGGATGACGTCGAGAAGACGCCGGCTGCCGGCGGGCAGACTGAGATGGAAGATCAGCAGGGCGAAAGCAAGAAGCCCGATCGTGCCGTAGATACGCCAGTTCGAAATCGTCGCAAGCCATTCCTTCAGCCAGGGAAACCACTTCTCCGCGAAGGCAAGCGCAACCGGTACGGCAACGAGCAGTGCGCTGATCACACTCAGCACCACCACCCCACAGAGCACGAATCCGAGACTGACGAGGCGGGTGATGTACCAGGGCCGCGTCTCCGCCACCCGGTAGGCGCGGTTGAGGGAAACCCGAAGCGCCTCCACCCCGTTCGAGGCGAAATAGGCTGCGGCCAGCACCGAGATCGTCAGAAGCCCGCCACGGGGGATCGTCAGCACCCGGACAACCTGATCGGACACCGGCTTGGAAATCGATTCCGGCCATGTATCGAAGATGATGTGAATGGCCGTCTCGGCGAACCGGTCCGCGCCGAGGAAGGTCGCAAGCGCCGTCCCGAAGATCAGGAAGGGAAACACCGCCAGAAGCGCGGACAGCGCCACATGGCTCGCCATGGCCCAGCCATCGTCCTCGGTGAAGTGATAAAACGCGTCGAACCCGACCCGGTAGATAGTGCGCAGGAAAGCCCGCATCCATTCTCCTTGATCGCGGCGTGCCGATTGTAAGCCCACGTCGAATATGGGAAACCGGGTCGGATTTGTACAGGGAACATTCCGTTATGAATGCTCGAACCATTATCGTCACAGGTTGCTCTTCCGGCATCGGCGCCTATTGCGCAAGGGCTCTGAAGGCAGACGGCTGGCGCGTTTTTGCGACGGTTCGCCGCAATGAGGATCTTGCCCCGCTCGAAGAAGCGGAGATCGAAGCCCTGCTGATGGACTATACCGACCATGCGAGCATCGCCGCGCTGGTCGATGAAGTGACGGCCCGCACAGGCGGCCGGATCGACGCGCTGTTCAACAACGGCGCCTATGGCCAGCCCGGCGCGGTCGAGGACCTTTCAACCGATGTGCTGCGTCAGCAGTTTGAAACCAATGTCTTCGGATGGCATGAGCTGACCCGGCGCGTGATCCCGTTGATGCGGGCGAACCGGTCGGGCCGCATCGTCCAGTGCTCGTCTATCCTCGGCCTGCTGCCCTATCGATACCGGGGCGCCTATACGGCATCGAAATATGCGCTGGAGGGACTGACCGTCACGTTGCGCATGGAGCTTGAGGGAAGCGGCATTCAGGTAAGCCTGATCGAACCCGGTCCGATCGAGAGCCGCTTTACCGCCAATGCACTGAAACAGATCGAGGCGAATATCGACCTTGCAAGTTCCGCTCATGCGAAGGAATACGAACGACAACTGGCGAGGCTGAACGGCACCGGCCCCATCAACAAGCACAAGCTCGGCCCCGACGCCGTCTACAAAGTCCTCAAGCACGCCTTGACCGCCGAACGGGCGCGGCCACATTATCTTGTCACCACGCCAGCCCGGCAGGGGGCATTCCTGAAACGCCTGCTCCCGGCGGATCTCTTCTATCGATTGATGCGATCGCTGGACTGAGTAACAACAAAAAAAGGGTCAGGAAGAAACACCATGTCCGGTTTCACCACGGTTCTCGCCCTGATCGTCATGGGCCTCGTCGTGCTCGTTCTCGTGCGCGGGCTTTTCAACATGCTGAAGGGCGG
The window above is part of the Rhizobium sp. ACO-34A genome. Proteins encoded here:
- a CDS encoding tRNA glutamyl-Q(34) synthetase GluQRS; the protein is MNPPARQKPVFRFAPSPNGRLHLGHALSAIVNADMAKAASGRLLLRMEDIDIGRCTLEFETAIYDDLAWLGLAWEEPVRRQSEHLDQYRAALDQLIARGLAYPAFMTRGEVRARAVQSEKQGEPWPRDPDGAPLYPEDDRFLADSIRRERTADGERHAWRLNMESALAAINAALTWTETGDGETGEISADPAAWGDVVLWRSDAPSSYHLSVTVDDAAQGVTHVVRGLDLFHATSVHRLLQTLLGLPTPRYHHHRLILGDDGRKLSKSQGDTALAELRKAGRTSEEIRRLVGL
- a CDS encoding short-chain dehydrogenase; its protein translation is MNARTIIVTGCSSGIGAYCARALKADGWRVFATVRRNEDLAPLEEAEIEALLMDYTDHASIAALVDEVTARTGGRIDALFNNGAYGQPGAVEDLSTDVLRQQFETNVFGWHELTRRVIPLMRANRSGRIVQCSSILGLLPYRYRGAYTASKYALEGLTVTLRMELEGSGIQVSLIEPGPIESRFTANALKQIEANIDLASSAHAKEYERQLARLNGTGPINKHKLGPDAVYKVLKHALTAERARPHYLVTTPARQGAFLKRLLPADLFYRLMRSLD